In Polyangiaceae bacterium, the genomic window CTGAACGGCACCTGCAACTACATCCTGACGCGCATGCGCGACGGCAAGGTCAGCTTCGACGTCGCCCTGGCCGAGGCGCAGGCCAAGGGTTACGCGGAGGCCGACCCCAGCCTGGACGTGGACGGGCACGACGCGGCGCAGAAGCTGTGCGTGATCAGCATGCTGGCTTTCGGCGCCAACGTGCGCGAGGCGGACGTGCCCGTCGAGGGGATCCGCCCCGTCGATCAGCTCGACTTCCGCTTCGCCGAGCGCTTCGGCTACACCATCAAGCACCTGGTGATCGGCAAGGATCTCGGCGACCGCATCGCATTGCGAGTCCACCCGGCGCTGATCCCGCGCGGGAGCGTGCTGGCGAACATCGACGGCGTGCTGAACGGCGTGCTCATCGTCGGCCGTGGGCTCGGACCCTGCCTCTTGGTCGGGCGAGGGGCCGGCGACATGCCGACGGCCGTGAGCGTCGTCGCGGACATCGTGGACGTTGCGCGCTCGAAGATCGGCGGCGAGCCGGGCCTCTCCACGCGCGGCATCCAGACCAAGGAGCGGCAGCTCGCGCCCATCACGGAGGTGCTGTCGCGCTTCTACCTGCGCTTCGACGTGGAGGATCGTCCGGGCGTCCTGGGCAAGATCGCCACCGGCCTCGGGGAGGCCGGGGTCAGCATCGAGCAGATGGTGCAGGAGGGGCGCGCGGACGAGGCGAGCGGCGCCGTGCCGGTGCTGATCATCACCCACAGCTGTCGCGAAGGCGCGGTGCGCGCCGCGCTCGACGCCATCGGGCGCGAAGGCTTCATGCGCGGGCGCCCGCGCCTGTTGCGTATCGAGGACGTGTGACGTGACGGACGCCCCGCTCGGTGTGTTCGACTCGGGCCTCGGCGGGCTGACGGTGGTGCACGCGTTGACGCAAGCGCTGCCGGACGAGCACATCGTCTACCTCGGCGACACCGCGCGCGTGCCGTACGGGACGCGCTCGGCGGAGACCGTCGTGCGCTACGCGCGGGGCTGCGCCAAGGTGCTCACCGGCCGGGGAGTCAAGGCGTTGGTCATCGCCTGCAACACCGTGAGCGCCGTGGCGCTCGAGATCCTGCGCGCCGAGCTCGACCTGCCCGTCGTCGGCGTGGTGGAGCCGGGCGCGCGGGCGGCGGTGGAGGCGGCGGAGGCCGAGGCGCGCTCGCGGGGGCAGCCGGTGAAGATCGGCGTGCTCGGGACTCAGGGCACCATCCTGAGCGGAGCGTACCCGCGGGCGGTGAGCCAGCTCTCGACGCGCCTCGATGTCGTCGGACAGGCTGCCCCGCTCTTGGTGCCGCTGGTCGAGGAGGGGTGGCTCGATGGGCAGGTCCCGGAGCTCTGCGTGCGGCGCTACCTGGAGCCGTTGTTCGCCCAAGGCGCCGGCGTGATCGTGCTCGGTTGCACGCACTACCCGCTGCTCGCACCGGTGATCGCGCGGGTCGCGGAGGAGCTGGCCGGGCACGCGGTGCCGATCGTGGACAGCGCCCTCGCCACCGCGCGCGACGTCACGCGACTGATGCAGGAGGGTCGGCTCTCGCCGGCCGGTCCCTCTGGCTCGGAGACGCCTCGGCTGGAGGTTTTGGTCACCGATCGGCCGCGGTCCTTCGCCGAGGTGGCCAGCCGTTTTCTGGGCGAACGGGCGCCCGAAGTGGCGCAGATCGACCTCGGCTGAGCGTCCGGCGGGTGCCGCTCGACGGGGCTGGGTGCTATGAGACGAAGCGCGTCTCTGGTGACTTCCGCTCGCTTTCGAACCGCCATCGTCATCGCCGCGCTCGCCGCGTGCGGGTGCAATCGTGCGTCCGCGACCAAGCCCGAGCCGCCCGCAGGCTCTGCCAGCGCGCGGCCCGCAACGGGGGCCCCACCGCTCTTCGCCCGCGGCCATGTGGTCAGCCAGAGGACGGTCAGCGTCACCGTGCCCACGGTCGGGACG contains:
- a CDS encoding homoserine dehydrogenase translates to MRRSARRAVPGVRGAVRRQAVSKERIKFPVRIGLLGCGTVGGGVIRLIQDNQEYLTSRVGAPLEIRHVLVRDPEKDRVPECRREWITTDAEELLGKDIDVLVEVMGGEEPAKSLIERAIREGKSVVTANKLLLAKHGPELVDEAVEAGVDLAFEASVGGGIPIIRTLREALTSDWVESVHGILNGTCNYILTRMRDGKVSFDVALAEAQAKGYAEADPSLDVDGHDAAQKLCVISMLAFGANVREADVPVEGIRPVDQLDFRFAERFGYTIKHLVIGKDLGDRIALRVHPALIPRGSVLANIDGVLNGVLIVGRGLGPCLLVGRGAGDMPTAVSVVADIVDVARSKIGGEPGLSTRGIQTKERQLAPITEVLSRFYLRFDVEDRPGVLGKIATGLGEAGVSIEQMVQEGRADEASGAVPVLIITHSCREGAVRAALDAIGREGFMRGRPRLLRIEDV
- a CDS encoding glutamate racemase, producing MTDAPLGVFDSGLGGLTVVHALTQALPDEHIVYLGDTARVPYGTRSAETVVRYARGCAKVLTGRGVKALVIACNTVSAVALEILRAELDLPVVGVVEPGARAAVEAAEAEARSRGQPVKIGVLGTQGTILSGAYPRAVSQLSTRLDVVGQAAPLLVPLVEEGWLDGQVPELCVRRYLEPLFAQGAGVIVLGCTHYPLLAPVIARVAEELAGHAVPIVDSALATARDVTRLMQEGRLSPAGPSGSETPRLEVLVTDRPRSFAEVASRFLGERAPEVAQIDLG